The following proteins are co-located in the Victivallis lenta genome:
- the nadA gene encoding quinolinate synthase NadA, producing the protein MSDLIEEIKQLKAERKAVILAHNYVKAELQDIADFTGDSLELSIKAKNAGAGVIVFCGVRFMAETAKLLSPQSVVLLPNPDAGCPMADMAAADKVAAYKAAHPDTIIVAYVNTTAAVKAHVDICCTSGNAEKIIASLPADKEVLFLPDRNLGGNLNRKLGRNMQLWPGFCPTHDRVTPAVIAAARAEHPGVKVLVHPECDPEVVALADVALSTGGILRHVRESSDKAFIIGTEIGILHRLRQENPGREFFPLQPEMTCPNMKKITLENVRDCLKDMAPQIELPPEIMASAVKPIERMLALS; encoded by the coding sequence GCCGTCATTCTCGCCCACAACTACGTGAAGGCCGAACTGCAGGACATCGCCGATTTCACCGGCGACTCGCTTGAGCTCTCGATCAAAGCCAAAAACGCCGGGGCCGGCGTCATCGTCTTCTGCGGCGTCCGGTTCATGGCCGAAACCGCGAAACTGCTTTCGCCGCAGTCGGTCGTCCTGCTGCCGAACCCGGACGCGGGTTGCCCGATGGCCGACATGGCCGCGGCCGACAAGGTGGCCGCCTACAAGGCCGCCCACCCCGACACGATCATCGTCGCCTATGTCAACACGACCGCCGCCGTGAAGGCGCACGTCGACATCTGCTGCACCTCGGGCAACGCCGAAAAGATCATCGCCTCCCTTCCGGCGGACAAGGAGGTGCTCTTCCTGCCGGACCGCAACCTCGGCGGGAATCTGAACCGCAAGCTCGGGCGGAACATGCAGCTCTGGCCCGGCTTCTGCCCGACCCACGACCGGGTGACGCCGGCGGTGATCGCCGCGGCCCGGGCGGAACACCCCGGAGTCAAGGTGCTCGTCCACCCCGAATGCGACCCCGAAGTAGTCGCCCTGGCCGATGTCGCGCTCAGTACCGGCGGCATCCTCCGCCACGTCCGGGAATCCAGCGACAAGGCGTTCATCATCGGCACCGAAATCGGCATCCTGCACCGGCTCCGGCAGGAGAATCCCGGCAGGGAGTTCTTCCCGCTCCAGCCGGAGATGACCTGTCCGAACATGAAGAAAATCACCCTCGAAAACGTCCGCGACTGCCTGAAGGACATGGCGCCGCAAATCGAGCTTCCGCCCGAAATCATGGCTTCCGCCGTCAAGCCCATCGAAAGGATGCTCGCCCTCTCCTGA